Proteins encoded in a region of the Zea mays cultivar B73 chromosome 4, Zm-B73-REFERENCE-NAM-5.0, whole genome shotgun sequence genome:
- the LOC103653057 gene encoding uncharacterized protein isoform X1, with protein sequence MKPSVRVSSSRDLAPAPSMEGSPPVRAYARNLARAQDVALSPTVVLASSLQHLLSFSLNGVDQDGPRGGSHLRKPCAPALAPASPDRSDTVQLTGTQYASSLDLLWLFTYNTLNDYKS encoded by the exons ATGAAGCCTTCAGTCCGCGTCTCTTCGTCTCGAGATCTCGCGCCCGCGCCGTCGATGGAAGGCTCGCCTCCAGTCCGCGCCTACGCCCGCAACCTCGCCCGCGCCCAAGATGTCGCCCTCTCCCCCACCGTTGTCCTCGCTTCCTCCCTCCAGCACCTGCTGTCTTTCTCACTCAATGGCGTGGATCAGGATGGTCCTCGCGGCGGAAGCCACCTGAGAAAGCCATGTGCCCCAGCACTCGCCCCCGCCTCGCCCGATCGATCTGACACAG TGCAGCTGACTGGCACACAGTACGCATCGTCATTGGACTTGCTCTGGCTCTTCACCTACAACACCCTGAATGACTACAAGA GTTAG
- the LOC103653057 gene encoding uncharacterized protein isoform X2 has product MKPSVRVSSSRDLAPAPSMEGSPPVRAYARNLARAQDVALSPTVVLASSLQHLLSFSLNGVDQDGPRGGSHLRKPCAPALAPASPDRSDTVQLTGTQYASSLDLLWLFTYNTLNDYKR; this is encoded by the exons ATGAAGCCTTCAGTCCGCGTCTCTTCGTCTCGAGATCTCGCGCCCGCGCCGTCGATGGAAGGCTCGCCTCCAGTCCGCGCCTACGCCCGCAACCTCGCCCGCGCCCAAGATGTCGCCCTCTCCCCCACCGTTGTCCTCGCTTCCTCCCTCCAGCACCTGCTGTCTTTCTCACTCAATGGCGTGGATCAGGATGGTCCTCGCGGCGGAAGCCACCTGAGAAAGCCATGTGCCCCAGCACTCGCCCCCGCCTCGCCCGATCGATCTGACACAG TGCAGCTGACTGGCACACAGTACGCATCGTCATTGGACTTGCTCTGGCTCTTCACCTACAACACCCTGAATGACTACAAGA GGTAA